GAAGCGTTGGCGATTGTCGGGGAGTCCGGTTGCGGAAAATCGGTTACGGCTCAGACCATCATGCGGCTGATACCGACACCGCCGAGCATCATCAAAGGTGGATCGATTCTATTTGACGGGAAAATTGAAATTACCAAGCTGTCCGATAAACAAATGGAAGATATTCGGGGATCCGAGATGGGAATGATCTTTCAGGATCCGATGACCTCGCTCAACCCCACCATGACGATTGGCAAGCAAATTACGGAGGGCCTGATCAAACATCAGGGGTTAAGTAAAGAGGCAGCTAAAGAGCGTGCGATCGAAATGTTACGATTGGTTGGCATCCCAAGCCCGGAAAGCCGGATCAACCAGTATCCGCATCAGTTTTCAGGCGGGATGCGGCAGCGGGTGATGATTGCGATTGCCCTGGCATGCAATCCGAAACTGTTAATCGCCGACGAGCCTACGACCGCACTTGACGTAACGATTCAGGCGCAGATTTTGGATTTGATAAAGGATTTGCAACAAAAGACGAACACGGCCATCATCCTGATCACTCATGATCTTGGTGTTGTGGCGGACGTCGCGCAACGGGTAGTGGTGATGTACGCCGGCAAAGTAGTGGAACAAGGCACAGTCGATGAAGTATTCTACGATCCGAAACATCCGTATACATGGGGACTGCTGCGTTCTGTGCCGCGTCTGGACGATGATCAGAAAGAAGATTTGGTTCCGATTCCCGGCACGCCGCCTGATCTTTTTGCACCGCCCAAAGGTTGTGCATTTGCGGCCAGATGCCCATACGCGATGAATATATGCTTGGAAGAAGACCCTGAACACACGAATATCTCTTCTACTCATAGTGCGGCATGTTGGTTGCAACATCCGAGCGCTCCTAAAGTCGAACGACCGGTAGAAGTGGGGGGACATAGCCGTGGCTGAAAACATTCTTGAGGTTCGGAATCTGAAAAAATATTTCCAGGTTGGAGGCGGCAAGGTCCTCAAAGCGGTCGACAACGTATCGTTCTCCATCAAACGGGGAGAGACGTTTGGACTTGTTGGAGAGTCGGGATGCGGAAAATCCACCGCCGGGCGGACGATTATCAGGCTGTATGACGCAACTGACGGAGAGGTCATTTTTAACGGGGAAAACGTTCACCGGTTAAGGGGAAAAAAACTTAGAGAATTTACCCGGAACATGCAGATGGTCTTTCAGGATCCATACGCTTCTTTGAATCCGCGGATGACGGTTGGCGATATCATCGCGGAAGGTATCGACATCCATGGCCTTTACACCGGCCAAAAGCGAAAAGAGCGTGTGGTGGAACTGTTGCGCACTGTCGGTTTGAACGAGGAACATGCCAACCGCTTCCCGCATGAATTTTCCGGCGGGCAACGGCAGCGTATCGGGATTGCGAGGGCGCTGGCGATTGAGCCGCAATTTATCATTGCGGATGAACCGATCTCCGCGCTTGACGTATCGATTCAAGCGCAGGTGGTGAATCTGCTCAAGCGGCTGCAAAAAGAGCGGGGCTTGACCTACCTGTTTATTGCTCATGATTTGGCAATGGTGAAACATATTTCCGATCGGATCGGCGTCATGTATCTTGGAGGGTTGGTGGAGGTTGCCGAATCAAACGAGTTGTACCGGAAACCTCTGCATCCGTATACAGAAGCGCTGTTGTCCGCAATTCCCATTCCGGATCCCGAGGTGGAACGCTCCCGAGAACGCATCATTCTAAAAGGAGACATTCCCAGCCCGATCAATCCGCCGAGCGGCTGCCGGTTTAGGACCCGCTGTCCGAAGGCGATGCCGGAATGCGCGGAGATCGTGCCGGAATTCAAAGAAGTCGAGCCGAATCATTTTGTCGCTTGTCATCTGTATAATTGATCGGTGACAATGCACGAAGATCCGATTGTAGCCTTGATTGCGCGGTTCTCCCCCGTGATCAAGGCTATTTTCTATTATTTTTATTATGGGAAAAGTATAGAATTATTGCTATAATATGCATGTATGGAATTATCAAATATGATTTTCGGGGGCTGGTTCATAGAATTGGCAGGTGTCTCATACATATTACCAGCGATGGTTCGAGAGGCCTGGACAGAATTTCACGTTCCGATCACGCAACTATAGGACAGGCAGTTTGCTTTTTCGTTTAGCCGGTGGAAAGAAAAGGGGTTGGGCTATGGCGCCATTGCTTGAGATCAGAGGATTGAAGACCTATTTTTTTACGGATCAGGGAACCGTCCGGTCGGTAGACGTGGTCGATCTTGCCGTCGGTCATGGGGAGACGGTTGGCATCGTCGGCGAGTCGGGATGCGGGAAAAGCGTCACTTCCCTGTCGATCATGGGTTTGATTCCAAAGCCTCCGGGAAAAATTGTCGACGGCTCGATTCTGTTTGAAGGGGTCGATCTGCTGACGCTGTCCGAGGCGGACATGAGAAGGATTCGCGGCAACCGGATCTCAATGATTTTTCAGGAACCGATGACGTCCCTGAATCCCGTCTTTACGATCGGGGACCAAATTTGCGAAACATTGCGGCTGCATACCGACCTGGGCAAAAAAGAAGCGAAACGGCGGGCGGTAGAGCTTTTGAAAGAGGTGGGAATCCCCCGCGCGGAACAGATAGCGGACGAGTATCCGCATCGCTTGTCCGGCGGCATGAGGCAGCGGGTGATGATCGCCATGGCGATGGCCTGCCAGCCGAAGCTGCTGATCGCCGATGAACCGACCACGGCGCTTGATGTGACGATTCAGGCACAGATTTTGGATCTGATGCGCAAGCTGAAGCGGGAGAACGGGACGTCGATCCTGATGATCACGCATGACCTGGGCGTGGTGGCGGAGATGTGCGACCGGGTGGTGGTGATGTACGGCGGCAAAGTCGTGGAGGAAGCCGATGTGGAGACGATTTTTTACGATCCGCGGCATCCGTACACGATCGGGCTGCTAAAATCGATTCCGTCGCTTGATCAGGAAGTGGAGTGGCTGGAATCGATCCCGGGCAATGTGCCGTTTCCATCCGAAATGCCGGACGGGTGCAAATTTGCTCCGCGCTGCGCCTTCGCGACCGATCGTTGCCGGCAGGAGGAGCCGGAATTGATCGAACTTGCAAACGGGCATAAATCCCGTTGTTTTCTGACAGAGGGGGATCCGCGTGTCTCAACCGTTGCTTGAAGTGAAGAATCTGAAAACCTACTATCCCATCAAAAAAGGGCTGTTCCGCAAAAGTGCCGGTTTTGTGAAAGCGGTGGACGGGGTCACCTTTTCCGTGATGGAAGGAGAAACATTCGGATTGGTTGGCGAGTCGGGCTGCGGCAAATCGACCACCGGACGCACCATATTGCGTCTGATTCCACAGACGGAAGGCGAGATTGTATTTCAAGGCAGGGACATCTCAAGCGTATCGAAAGATGAAATGCGCCGTTTGTATCGGGATATGCAGTTGATTTTTCAGGATCCGTACGCTTCGCTCAATCCGCGCAAAACGGTCGGCAAGCTGATTGAAGAACCGTTGATCGTACATAACCTGCTGACGCCAATGGAACGGAAAAAGCGGGTGCAGGAACTGCTGGAGGTCGTCGGATTGCATGCGTACCATGCGGACCGCTATCCGCACGAGTTCTCCGGTGGCCAGCGGCAGCGGATCGGCATCGCCCGGGCGCTCGCCCTCAACCCGAAACTGATCATTGCCGATGAACCGGTTTCCGCGCTGGATGTATCGATTCAATCGCAGGTGTTGAACCTGCTGCGCCGGCTGCAGCAGGAGTTTCATCTGACCTATCTGTTTATCGCCCACGATTTGAGCGTGGTCAAGCATATCAGCGACCGGGTTGGCGTGATGTATCTCGGCCGGATTGTCGAGCAGGCCGACAAGCAAAACCTGTTTGACAAGCCGCTTCACCCGTATACGCAAGCGCTGCTGTCAGCCGTTCCCGTCCCGAAACCGAACAGCAAACGGGAACGCATCATCCTCGAAGGCGATGTGCCAAGCCCGGCGAATCCGCCGCAAGGCTGCGCCTTTCATCCGCGATGCTTCGCCTGCATGGACATTTGCAGGACGGTACGTCCGGAACTGACCGATGTTGGGGATGGCCACTATGTGGCCTGTCACCTATACAATCCATAACCATCAAACAAGGGGGTCAAATCATGAAAAAAGCACTTCAACTGCTTGCAGTGAGTGCACTGGCCGGTTCGCTCGTCCTGACCGGATGCGGCAGCAAACCGGCGGCCGAGCCCAACAACGCGAAAAAAGCCGGCGGTACGCTGATTTACGGACGGGGAGGCGACAGCGTTAAGCTCGATCCGCACAACGTCACGGACGGCGAATCCTTCCGCGTGACGGAAAACATTTACGATACGCTGGTTGATTTTGAGAAAGACAGCACCAAGGTGATCCCTGGGCTGGCGACCGAGTGGCAAACCTCCGCCGATGGCAAGACGTGGACGTTCAAATTGAGACAGGGCGTCAAGTTCCATGACGGGACCGACTTTAACGCGAAAGCGGTCGTTTACAACTTCGAACGCATGTGGGACAAAAATCACCCCCAGCACAAAGGAGATTTTGAATATTTCCACGATATGTTTGGCGGCTTTAAAGGGGAAGGCAGCGTAATTGAGGGCATCAAGGCGGTCGACGATTACACGGTCGAGTTCAAGCTCAGCCGTCCGCTGGCGCCTTTCCTGGCGAACCTCGCGATGTCGACGTTTGCCATCATCAGTCCGGCGGCGCTTGAGAAATACGGGGAAAAAATCGCCCAAAACCCGGTCGGAACCGGTCCGTTCAAATTCAAGGAGTGGAAGCCGAACGACTCGATCACCCTGGAGAAGAACGATCAATACTGGCAAAAGGGTCTGCCGAAACTGGACAAAATCGTGTTCAAGGTGATCCCTGACAACACGGCTCGTTTGACCGCGCTGAAGTCGGGCGAGATCGATGTGATGGACGGCCTGAATCCGTCTGACGTCAAACAAGTCGAGGCGGACAGCAAACTGCAAGTCCTGCTGCGTCCTTCGATGAACGTCGGCTATCTGGCGATGAACAACACGAAAAAACCGTTTGACAATCCAAAAGTTCGGCAAGCGATCAGCATGGCGATCAACAAAAAGGGCCTGATCGACTCGTTCTACGCGGGGCTGGCGCAACCGGCCGTCAACCCGATGCCGCCGTCGGTCTGGGGTTACAACAAGGACATCAAGGACTATGAGTACAATCCGGAAAAGGCCAAGCAACTGCTGGCGGAAGCCGGTTACCCGAACGGGTTTGAGACCGATTTCTGGGCGATGCCGGTCGCTCGTCCGTACATGCCGCAACCGCAAAAAATCGCGGAAGCGATCCAGGCCGACCTGGCGAAGATCGGGATCAAGACCAAGATCGTCAGCTTCGAATGGGCAACGTATCTGAAGAAGACGAAAAACGGGGAACATCCGATGGCACTGCTGGGCTGGACGGGCGACAACGGAGATCCGGACAACTTCCTGTATGTGCTGCTCGATAAAGACACGGCGAACCCGCCGGCTGCGCAAAACATTTCGCTGTACAAGAGCGACAAGGTGCATGAGCTGTTGACCAAGGCGCAGGTCACCTCGGATCAGGCACAGCGCACGAAACTGTATGAAGAGGCGCAAAAGATCATCCATGAGGACGCGCCGATGGTGCCGCTCGTCCACTCCCGCCCAGCATTGGCGGCGGCGAAGAGCGTAAAAGGATATGTTCCGCATCCGAAAGGATCGGAAAGCTTGGTCGACGTATCGATTGAGAAATAATCCGGGAAAATGGGGCATGTGCTCAACCATGCCCCATTCCATTCCCGCACGAACGGAGTGCCATTCGCTGTCTGTGGTGGCAGAGAGGTTTCATTTTAAGGCGGTGGTAATGGAAGATGTTGTCGTATACTGGGCGTCGCTTGTTGCAATTGATCCCTGTTCTGATCGGCATGTCGGTCATCGTATTTTCGATCATCCGGGCAATTCCTGGTGACCCGGCGCTGACGATTTTGGGAGAGAGAGCTACCCCCGAAGCGGTGCAGGAGCTGCGGTTGCAGCTCGGTCTGGACAAACCTTTGATCACCCAATACGCAACCTATGTGGGACACGTCGTGACCGGTGATCTCGGTGTGTCGCTGCGCACGAAAAAGCCGATTTCGGAGGAGTTGGTACCGTATCTGACGGCAACCATCGAACTGACGGTCGTCAGTATTCTGATCGCGGTGGTTGTGGGCGTCAACGCGGGAATCATCGCCGCCTGGAAAAAGGCGTCGTGGTTTGATTATATCGCCATGCTGGTCGCTTTGATCGGCGTCTCGATGCCAATCTTTTGGCTCGGCTTGATGGAACAGTGGGTATTTGCGGAAAAATTGGGCTGGTTGCCCTCAACCGGCCGCATCAATCCGCGTGAGCCGATCGAGGCGATCACCGGATTTTATCTGTTGGACACAATTCTGCAAGGAAACTGGCAGGGATTCTGGGATGTCTTTCAGCATCTGATCCTGCCGGGAATCGCCTTGGGAACCATCCCGATGGCGATCATCGCGAGGATGACCCGGTCGAGCATGCTGGAAGTGATGAAG
The DNA window shown above is from Effusibacillus pohliae DSM 22757 and carries:
- a CDS encoding ABC transporter permease, coding for MLSYTGRRLLQLIPVLIGMSVIVFSIIRAIPGDPALTILGERATPEAVQELRLQLGLDKPLITQYATYVGHVVTGDLGVSLRTKKPISEELVPYLTATIELTVVSILIAVVVGVNAGIIAAWKKASWFDYIAMLVALIGVSMPIFWLGLMEQWVFAEKLGWLPSTGRINPREPIEAITGFYLLDTILQGNWQGFWDVFQHLILPGIALGTIPMAIIARMTRSSMLEVMKSDYVRTARAKGLSEFWVVYKHALKNAFAPVMTVIGLQTGTLLGGAVLTETIFGWPGIGRYIYDAISFRDYPVIQSGILVVSALFVLINLVVDLLYAWLDPRIQYK
- a CDS encoding ABC transporter ATP-binding protein; this translates as MAPLLEIRGLKTYFFTDQGTVRSVDVVDLAVGHGETVGIVGESGCGKSVTSLSIMGLIPKPPGKIVDGSILFEGVDLLTLSEADMRRIRGNRISMIFQEPMTSLNPVFTIGDQICETLRLHTDLGKKEAKRRAVELLKEVGIPRAEQIADEYPHRLSGGMRQRVMIAMAMACQPKLLIADEPTTALDVTIQAQILDLMRKLKRENGTSILMITHDLGVVAEMCDRVVVMYGGKVVEEADVETIFYDPRHPYTIGLLKSIPSLDQEVEWLESIPGNVPFPSEMPDGCKFAPRCAFATDRCRQEEPELIELANGHKSRCFLTEGDPRVSTVA
- a CDS encoding ABC transporter ATP-binding protein, whose amino-acid sequence is MAENILEVRNLKKYFQVGGGKVLKAVDNVSFSIKRGETFGLVGESGCGKSTAGRTIIRLYDATDGEVIFNGENVHRLRGKKLREFTRNMQMVFQDPYASLNPRMTVGDIIAEGIDIHGLYTGQKRKERVVELLRTVGLNEEHANRFPHEFSGGQRQRIGIARALAIEPQFIIADEPISALDVSIQAQVVNLLKRLQKERGLTYLFIAHDLAMVKHISDRIGVMYLGGLVEVAESNELYRKPLHPYTEALLSAIPIPDPEVERSRERIILKGDIPSPINPPSGCRFRTRCPKAMPECAEIVPEFKEVEPNHFVACHLYN
- a CDS encoding ABC transporter ATP-binding protein, whose protein sequence is MREKILEVKDLKVSFQTYAGEVQAVRGVSFDLYKGEALAIVGESGCGKSVTAQTIMRLIPTPPSIIKGGSILFDGKIEITKLSDKQMEDIRGSEMGMIFQDPMTSLNPTMTIGKQITEGLIKHQGLSKEAAKERAIEMLRLVGIPSPESRINQYPHQFSGGMRQRVMIAIALACNPKLLIADEPTTALDVTIQAQILDLIKDLQQKTNTAIILITHDLGVVADVAQRVVVMYAGKVVEQGTVDEVFYDPKHPYTWGLLRSVPRLDDDQKEDLVPIPGTPPDLFAPPKGCAFAARCPYAMNICLEEDPEHTNISSTHSAACWLQHPSAPKVERPVEVGGHSRG
- a CDS encoding ABC transporter ATP-binding protein, with product MSQPLLEVKNLKTYYPIKKGLFRKSAGFVKAVDGVTFSVMEGETFGLVGESGCGKSTTGRTILRLIPQTEGEIVFQGRDISSVSKDEMRRLYRDMQLIFQDPYASLNPRKTVGKLIEEPLIVHNLLTPMERKKRVQELLEVVGLHAYHADRYPHEFSGGQRQRIGIARALALNPKLIIADEPVSALDVSIQSQVLNLLRRLQQEFHLTYLFIAHDLSVVKHISDRVGVMYLGRIVEQADKQNLFDKPLHPYTQALLSAVPVPKPNSKRERIILEGDVPSPANPPQGCAFHPRCFACMDICRTVRPELTDVGDGHYVACHLYNP
- a CDS encoding ABC transporter substrate-binding protein — its product is MKKALQLLAVSALAGSLVLTGCGSKPAAEPNNAKKAGGTLIYGRGGDSVKLDPHNVTDGESFRVTENIYDTLVDFEKDSTKVIPGLATEWQTSADGKTWTFKLRQGVKFHDGTDFNAKAVVYNFERMWDKNHPQHKGDFEYFHDMFGGFKGEGSVIEGIKAVDDYTVEFKLSRPLAPFLANLAMSTFAIISPAALEKYGEKIAQNPVGTGPFKFKEWKPNDSITLEKNDQYWQKGLPKLDKIVFKVIPDNTARLTALKSGEIDVMDGLNPSDVKQVEADSKLQVLLRPSMNVGYLAMNNTKKPFDNPKVRQAISMAINKKGLIDSFYAGLAQPAVNPMPPSVWGYNKDIKDYEYNPEKAKQLLAEAGYPNGFETDFWAMPVARPYMPQPQKIAEAIQADLAKIGIKTKIVSFEWATYLKKTKNGEHPMALLGWTGDNGDPDNFLYVLLDKDTANPPAAQNISLYKSDKVHELLTKAQVTSDQAQRTKLYEEAQKIIHEDAPMVPLVHSRPALAAAKSVKGYVPHPKGSESLVDVSIEK